The following are encoded together in the Lathyrus oleraceus cultivar Zhongwan6 chromosome 3, CAAS_Psat_ZW6_1.0, whole genome shotgun sequence genome:
- the LOC127132603 gene encoding DEAD-box ATP-dependent RNA helicase 24 — protein sequence MSKRKFGFEGFGINRQSTYSFERSQPPQRLYVPPSSRKTHDNYEDNDLDNIEYDEDAREEASNNNNDDNDNNNGGGGGGGGEEEEIDPLDAFMEGIHEEMKAAPAPKPKEKVEDRYRDDEEDPMESFLRAKKDLGLTLASDALHAGYDSDEEVYAAAKAVDAGLIDYDSDDNPIVIDKKKIEPIAPLDHTEIDYEPFTKDFYEETPSISGMSEQDVLEYRKSLAIRVSGFDVPKPVKTFEDCGFASQIMSAIKKQGYEKPTSIQCQALPVVLSGRDIIGIAKTGSGKTAAFVLPMIVHIMDQPELQKEEGPIGVICAPTRELAHQIYLEAKKFAKAYGIRVSAVYGGMSKLEQFKELKAGCEIVVATPGRLIDMLKMKALTMLRATYLVLDEADRMFDLGFEPQVRSIVGQIRPDRQTLLFSATMPRKVEKLAREILSDPTRVTVGEVGMANEDITQVVQVIPSDSEKLPWLLEKLPEMIDQGDTLVFASKKATVDEIESQLGQRGFKVAALHGDKDQASRMDILQKFKSGTYHVLIATDVAARGLDIKSIKTVVNFDIAKDMDMHVHRIGRTGRAGDKDGVAYTLITHKEARFAGELVNSLVAAGQNVSTELTDLAMKDGRFRSKRDARKGGGRKGKGRGGGAGGKGVRGVDFGLGIGYTTESNSAPSNSVPNRSAAVNSLRTGMMSQFRSSFVAASSNSQNGGLGNNPIMAVNKRPALAGFVSGGSIGGDINTHQQTSSYNPATSTVNSTAQSPGVNPGQNSTNSSSKPRERRRPSGWDR from the exons ATGTCAAAGAGGAAGTTCGGATTCGAAGGTTTCGGCATAAACCGCCAATCAACCTACAGTTTCGAACGATCTCAACCTCCTCAGCGACTCTACGTCCCTCCCTCCTCTCGTAAAACCCACGACAACTACGAGGATAATGACCTAGACAACATCGAGTACGACGAAGATGCCAGAGAAGAAgccagcaacaacaacaacgacgACAACGACAATAATAATGGCGGTGGCGGTGGTGGTGGAGGTGAGGAGGAGGAAATCGATCCTTTGGATGCTTTTATGGAAGGGATACACGAGGAGATGAAGGCAGCGCCGGCACCGAAGCCGAAGGAAAAGGTAGAAGATAGATACAGAGACGATGAAGAGGATCCTATGGAGAGTTTTTTGAGGGCGAAGAAGGATTTAGGGTTGACGTTGGCGTCTGATGCGCTGCATGCTGGATATGATTCTGATGAGGAGGTTTATGCTGCTGCTAAGGCTGTGGATGCTGGTTTGATTGATTATGATTCTGATGATAACCCTATTGTTATTGATAAGAAGAAAATTGAACCTATAGCTCCCCTTGATCATACTGAAATTGATTATGAGCCTTTTACTAAGGATTTTTATGAGGAGACACCTTCAATATCAG GTATGAGTGAGCAAGATGTACTTGAATATAGGAAGAGTTTGGCTATTCGGGTGTCAGGTTTTGATGTTCCTAAGCCAGTTAAAACATTTGAGGACTGTGGGTTTGCTTCACAAATTATGTCTGCTATAAAGAAACAAGGTTATGAGAAGCCTACGTCTATACAATGTCAAGCTTTACCGGTTGTGCTTTCTGGTAGAGATATCATTGGCATAGCAAAAACTGGTTCTGGTAAAACTGCTGCTTTTGTGCTTCCTATGATCGTGCATATCATGGATCAGCCTGAACTTCAGAAGGAGGAAGGTCCTATAGGAGTGATATGTGCACCTACCAGAGAATTAGCGCATCAGATATATCTAGAAGCCAAGAAGTTTGCTAAAGCATATGGTATACGCGTCTCTGCTGTCTATGGTGGAATGTCAAAGCTTGAACAATTCAAAGAACTCAAGGCAGGCTGTGAGATCGTTGTTGCTACTCCTGGGAGATTGATAGACATGCTAAAAATGAAGGCATTGACAATGCTGAGAGCAACTTACCTGGTACTTGATGAGGCTGATCGAATGTTTGATTTGGGATTTGAGCCACAAGTAAGGTCCATTGTTGGTCAGATTAGGCCTGACCGCCAAACTTTGCTCTTTTCTGCAACAATGCCTCGCAAAGTTGAAAAGTTAGCCAGGGAAATCCTTTCCGATCCTACCAGAGTGACAGTGGGAGAGGTAGGGATGGCAAATGAAGATATTACTCAAGTTGTTCAAGTAATTCCTTCCGATTCTGAGAAATTGCCGTGGCTTCTGGAGAAGCTGCCTGAAATGATCGATCAAGGTGATACATTAGTTTTTGCTTCCAAGAAGGCCACTGTGGATGAAATCGAATCACAATTGGGTCAGAGAGGCTTTAAAGTTGCTGCCCTACATGGTGATAAGGATCAAGCTTCTCGTATGGATATTTTACAAAAGTTTAAGTCTGGCACTTACCACGTGCTTATTGCAACTGATGTTGCTGCTCGTGGTCTTGACATCAAATCAATTAAAACAGTGGTCAATTTTGATATTGCTAAAGATATGGACATGCATGTCCATCGCATTGGAAGAACGGGGCGTGCTGGTGACAAGGACGGAGTTGCATACACTCTTATAACTCATAAAGAAGCACGGTTTGCTGGTGAATTGGTTAATAGTTTAGTTGCTGCTGGTCAAAATGTATCCACGGAGTTGACAGATCTTGCCATGAAG GATGGGAGATTCAGGTCGAAACGTGATGCGAGAAAAGGAG GTGGGAGAAAAGGCAAAGGCAGGGGTGGCGGTGCGGGTGGCAAAGGCGTGCGTGGGGTGGATTTTGGCTTGGGCATTGGATATACAACAGAGTCAAACAGTGCACCATCTAACTCAGTTCCAAACCGGTCCGCCGCTGTAAATTCTCTGCGAACAGGAATGATGTCCCAGTTTAGGAGTAGCTTCGTTGCCGCATCATCAAACTCCCAAAATGGAGGACTCGGTAATAATCCAATCATGGCTGTTAATAAGAGACCAGCACTTGCCGGCTTTGTATCTGGTGGATCAATTGGGGGCGATATAAATACTCATCAGCAAACTTCTTCTTACAATCCTGCTACATCAACCGTAAATTCCACCGCTCAAAGTCCCGGAGTAAATCCTGGTCAGAACAGCACAAACAG TAGTTCCAAACCTAGAGAAAGGCGGAGGCCATCTGGGTGGGATAGGTAG
- the LOC127129713 gene encoding uncharacterized protein LOC127129713, with protein sequence MDSDNSDNNDQEFWALVEEEFMDDNDEEQQLQNSGSSSRRKRRTTIDRGREEGHNRLFNDYFSENPVYTYVQFRRRFRMHRHVFLRIVDALGNYDEYFQMRVDATGKMGLSPLQKCTTDIRMLAYGSPADLVDEYVRIGESTSIECLQRFVKGVNVVFGDEYLRKPNNIDVEHLLQMGESRGFPGSNNDINVLNQSNVFNDILEGRVPNVQYTINGTPYNMGYYLAYGIYPEWATFVKTVSMPQGEKKKLFAQHQESARKDVERAFGVLQSRFAVIRGPARAWHMDTIKHTIYACIILHNMIVEDERHTYGGNFDYSYDNVDINNSTTETFSGPHPNLTTRLQRRASIREKQVHRQLQGDLVEYIWERFGHEDDEI encoded by the exons ATGGATTCAGACAATTCAGATAATAACGATCAAGAATTTTGGGCGTTGGTTGAAGAAGAATTTATGGACGACAATGATGaagaacaacaacttcagaaTTCTGGGAGTTCTTCTAGGCGAAAGAGAAGAACAACTATAGATCGAGGTCGCGAAGAAGGGCACAATCGATTATTTAATGACTACTTCTCGGAAAACCCAGTATACACATATGTTCAATTCCGAAGAAGGTTCAGAATGCATAGGCATGTATTTCTTCGAATTGTAGATGCCCTTGGCAATTATGATGAATATTTCCAAATGAGGGTCGATGCAACTGGTAAAATGGGTCTTTCACCATTACAGAAATGTACAACTGATATTCGTATGTTGGCGTATGGGTCTCCTGCTGACCTTGTAGACGAATATGTTCGAATCGGTGAAAGCACTTCAATTGAGTGCTTACAAAGATTTGTTAAGGGCGTGAATGTTGTATTTGGGGATGAGTATTTGAGAAAACCTAACAACATTGATGTTGAACATCTTTTACAAATGGGTGAGTCACGTGGCTTTCCAG GTTCAAACAATGACATTAATGTGCTAAACCAATCCAACGTGTTTAACGATATTTTGGAAGGACGTGTTCCCAATGTGCAATATACAATCAATGGGACACCATATAATATGGGATATTATTTAGCATATGGTATATATCCTGAGTGGGCTACATTTGTCAAGACCGTTTCAATGCCACAAGgagaaaagaaaaaattatttGCTCAACATCAAGAATCGGCTAGAAAAGATGTGGAGCGggcatttggagtgcttcaatCTCGATTTGCAGTTATACGTGGCCCAGCGCGTGCTTGGCACATGGACACCATTAAGCATACTATATATGCCTGCATCATATTACACAACATGATTGTGGAAGACGAACGACATACATATGGAGGTAATTTTGATTACTCTTATGATAACGTGGATATCAACAACTCAACAACCGAAACATTTAGCGGTCCTCATCCGAATCTTACAACAAGACTACAAAGAAGAGCAAGTATTCGTGAAAAACAAGTCCATCGTCAACTTCAAGGAGATCTAGTCGAGTATATTTGGGAACGTTTTGGacatgaagatgatgaaatttaA